From a region of the Babesia bovis T2Bo chromosome 1, whole genome shotgun sequence genome:
- a CDS encoding variant erythrocyte surface antigen-1 beta subunit — translation MAQAQAWTPYNSLTKPPTNLKEAIDWVLRVTGRDGKKNEKTAPAAPPSTSNAPHCLCYLAKAIKDLLYDAKDPGSPGPSPERNWDEILLEQEKDIVKPVLTDLGLLSTGSTSAVSTTTTCAGGTEVIKALIDQLALGLQKWVGWKEDDECCLKGENGKESKGIGKKCECSTGGVSGCCSTSSGTTCHQCGTCGTSATGQKCYQSAYCKATSPPSSPTDFLWTSISSDSDKVHLLARIFLGSVCLIWSGLSQLGFLTKEGSGGINNRWSDSSLHEIKDDGTSGLGSFMAAMGYDLERLNQGGKGNTGNGEFVHTLLTGKDPKTGVAWNEFKNGTDKDSVAEYYSSIYSTAQGAAKSTSETLCKQYPLLVLHILASGYFRAGSAGAKGITSPAKPAEKKDTPVSRKPRTIREILYWLSALPYSQGYKALVDRMKEKYPRKENKPEEFEEQIVLHGEGAGKKTELHKDKITHYLMAACGYCPLVLIGIQGTIEREVTQPQTQSPPGQPEPAKKCEKHKKNPSAKRCTLEDANKAASAAPKAAPDDGKLKEGEVCYGGYHLEVSKFGPLHGMYANGLFGFDMDGSPAQCLDQLRVYVYHCFYQLYFLRKQCSVGAIAAGGGGAGKTVLGWNSCRYGSGVAKKSGGVNVKWQCTVENTGSGGTDHTKKCGLQSGASTVSESALQGFLCDSIYGMYCRETLGKTPDSEDKPYPEIDAHMNKTVDSKGIEHPAHLQYPQLCPVPMGWSKEGTSGENHFKDLTQGTHKQAELTTKPPGTNNKYPVHCTGNTLALLLEYYCDPEKCPSGTLVVLLRLLACITPTVPRTLGDLFGFYYYIVYIGGNSASGVGEQEVNKALGIYEQESKLHMLGGGPDAVVEALTTWNGGSSTGCSAGGCTEKSLKCLYGNGNKCTPFLCPLSGQQYGQLSPVMAGTYLSWLVYLIGEFQEGLKSLETAFRDISCKDSECHKGAGGVGGGCDSSCTRGTHGETCSGGTNQGVCGCTSVVSCTGVLPVLYKYGFGYGDVSTLHPSVGTHKKCHDFLTTLGNVEKSTEFTKLTTSINQLIYTTRLPWIFVLTIAWLVAVLYLAVGAIWPLDWAHMRSHCRGWFRKGSLSPWEVLMVGKKKGRGILEYFGKT, via the exons ATGGCACAAGCACAGGCCTGGACCCCTTACAACAGCCTCACTAAgcctcccaccaacctgaaggaggccattgactgggtcctcagggtaactggtagggatggtaagaagaatgaGAAGACGGCGCCGGCGGCGCCGCCAAGCACTAGCAATGCCCCCC ACTGTTTGTGCTACCTGGCCAAGGCAATaaaggacctactgtatgacgccAAGGACCCGGGGTCCCCTGGTCCCAGCCCTGAGAGGAACTGGGACGAAATACTCCTGGAGCAGGAAAAGGACATAGTCAAGCCAGTGCTCACTGACCTGGGACTACTGAGTACTGGGAGCACTAGTGCTGtcagtactaccactacttgCGCTGGAGGTACTgaggtcataaaggcactgatagaccagctggcactgggactacagaagtgggttgggtggaaggaagatgatgagtgttgtcttaagggagAAAATGGTAAAGAGAGCAAGGGGATAGGGAAGAAGTGTGAAtgtagtactggtggtgTTAGCGGGTGTTGTAGTActagtagtggtactacttgtCATCAGTGTGGCAcgtgtggtaccagtgccACTGGccaaaaatgctaccagTCGGCCTATTGCAAAGCCACAAGTCCTCCCAGTTCCCCTACAGACTTCCTTTGGACGTCCATATCCAGTGACTCTGataaggtccacctcctggcccggattttcctagggtcagtatgtctcatctggagtggactcagtcagttggggttcctaactAAGGAGGGGAGTGGTGGTATCAATAATAGATGGTCGGACAGTAGTCTGCACGAGATCAAGGATGATGGCACGTctggtctcggctcattcatggcggccatgggctacgacctggagaggttgaatcagggaGGTAAAG gTAACACGGGTAATGGAGAGTTTGTGCACACTTTGTTGACGGGAAAAGATCCTAAGACTGGTGTGGCATGGAACGAATTCAAGAATGGCACAGATAAGG acagtgtagctgagtactataGCAGTATCTATAGTACAGCACAGGGTGCTGCCAAGAGTACCAGTGAGACCCTCTGTAAGCagtaccccctattggtactccatatcctggccagtgggtacttcagggcaggcaGTGCCGGGGCCAAGGGTATCACGTCGCCGGCGAAGCCGGCTGAAAAGAAAGACACTCCTGTCTCTAGGAAACCCCGGACAATCCGggaaatcctatactggcttagtgcattgccctatagtcagggatACAAGGCACTGGTGGATAGGATGAAAGAGAAGTATCCTAGGAAGGAGAACAAACCAGAAGAATTCGAGGAACAAATAGTGCTTCACGGAGAAGGTGCTGGCAAAAAGACAGAGCTCCATAAGGACAAgattacccactacctaatggccgcctgtggctactgcccactggtgctcatcggtatccaggggaccatagaaagGGAAGTGACACAGCCGCAGACGCAGTCTCCACCAg gtcaGCCGGAGCCGGCAAAGAAGTGTGAAAAGCATAAGAAAAACCCTAGTGCTAAAAGGTGTACCCTAGAAGACGCCAACAAGGCTGCATCGGCAGCTCCCAAGGCAGCTCCTGACGACGGCAAACTCAAGGAAGGTGAagtctgctacggcgggtaccacctggaagtgtCCAAatttg gccccctccatgggatgtatgccaatgggctctttggctttgACATGGACGGCTCTCCtgcccagtgcctggaccaactgagggtatatgtctaccactgcttctaccagctctatttcctaaggaagcagtgtAGTGTGGGCGCGATAGCGGCCGGAGGAGGAGGGGCAGGGAAGACAGTGCTGGGCTGGAatagttgtaggtatggtagtggagttGCGAAGAAATCTGGTGGCGTTAATGTGAAATGGCAGTGCACCGTAGAGAATACAG GTAGCGGTGGTACGGATCACACTAAGAAATGTGGATTACAGAGTGGTGCAAGTACTGTTAGTGAGTCAGCTTTACAAGGATTCTTGTGTGATAGTATATATGGGATGTACTGCAGGGAAACATTAGGCAAAACCCCTGACAGTGAAGACAAACCATATCCAGAAATTGATGCCCATATGAACAAGACAGTAGATTCTAAAGGGATAGAACATCCGGCACACCTACAGTATCCTCAATTATGCCCTGTTCCCATGGGCTGGAGCAAGGAAGGCACTAGTGGTGAgaaccacttcaaag ATTTAACCCAAGGTACCCATAAGCAGGCAGAACTGACAACGAAGCCAccag GCACTAACAACAAGTACCCTGTacactgcactgggaatacactgGCGCtactcctggagtactactgtgacccagaaAAGTGCCCTagtggcaccctagtggtactccTGAGACTGCTGGCatgtattactcccacggtgccacggaccctgggtgacctctttgggttctattactatatagtctacattggGGGAAACAGTGCCAGTGGTGTTGGAGAGCAGGAAGTTAACAAGGCCCTAGGGATATACGAGCAGGAATCTAAACTGCATATGCTGGGTGGTGGTCCTGATGCAGTGGTCGAGGCACTAACCACGTGGAACG gtggtagtagtactgGGTGTAGCGCTGGTGGTTGTACGGAAAAGTCACTTAAGTGCTTATATGGCAACGGCAACAAGTGTACTCCATTCTTATGCCCCCtcagtggccagcagtatggccagttgagtcccgtgatggccgggacctacctgtcatggttggtctatttgataggggAGTTCCAGGAAGGATTGAAATCACTGGAAACGGCGTTTAGGGATATTAGTTGTAAGGATTCAGAGTGTCATAAAG gtgccGGAGGAGTTGGTGGTGGCTGTGATAGCAGCTGCACTAGAGGAACCCATGGAGAGACGTGCAGTGGTGGTACTAATCAGGGAGTCTGTGGATGTAcctctgtcgtatcatgtaccggggtactgccggtgttgtacaagtatggctttgggtatggtgaTGTCAGTACGCTGCACCCTAGTGTAG GTACACATAAGAAGTGCCACGACTTCTTAACGACACTGGGTAATGTAGAAAAAAGCACCGAGTTCACGAAGCTCACCACCTCCATTAACcaactcatctacaccaccaggctcccctggatatttgtactgaccatagcctggctagtagcggtactgtatctagccgttggtgccatatggccactggactgggcacatatgaggtcacattgtagaggatggttcaggaagggtagtctgagtccatgggaagtactgatggtgggtaagaagaagggaagggggatactagagtattttggaaagacatag
- a CDS encoding variant erythrocyte surface antigen-1 alpha subunit has product MAPASTFTPKASLTEAPTNLKEAIDWVLRVTGRDGKALNKDTECICGLAAAVTDLLQSVELEYNGYQGEANGDDTKNGPPKKRVTMCLNELFSLVQGLGGTAVVRTYIDQLAQVLSALVGWSKIEKCGNGSNGKCQKDNKKHHGLDGCAYLNDIKPENKCETCGCMKWDVSDADREEKGHHLGRRCTRCSDSGGKRHTCSCGPGDGTCQGPDSCKCALAGKCCKCCCKGKGCGCSDKCSCYKEDGSYCRIYHDSYQSAYTASNDPYIEKHYMTTTWNALDRYTGTFRDISTTSSQRRHQCAQILLGSVCLIWSGVTYMHWTGKYAKGSPYWNNHILDGSGLDDGTLSQWLQALGFPRDMLNNAAPKNRLDKVIWDGLRDKFFLGFLEPSGLNDGGKVNDINGNTARSPFGMNYAGFVHTAHRDSFNNEATVFTNGSGSSITETNQHKNGAIFKLYILSCAYFTGLQKKAIPTTTKTPKTIREILYWLSALPYSQAYKEMLTYAKNKLKDVTKKPGDTESSSAKETQLKFHQTGLTHPFTVDEYNLFAHFQAVTQYCPLVLIGIQGGIHSTDKTLGPAIHSLYSNTECKFTYPAVPIQAYNQVVHYIRALFYQLYFLRKQCAVKVTCGGKWRECRYGSGVVSKGVISWMCLGCNPMEHDRKKRVEDLKKGLDGMKTGSDSLISAVKTLLKAIGEVVIQLGNAQEALERRKGEEITKVKVKLQEAEKGLDKAKKELEGAVKNDRLNGNLGTAKKKLGELTNNGGNSGILGELAGDRGLEKATNKGEYDPGKNKISEAIHKVLEVLKLLKDELSNTKSTFTSTLPDWVGNEFMKAIKELISLCNTAKCSACDSHSKKCGQPSNPTVCPVCLQPTTTGVPSPLQAFLEDRLPGFSCREVPQDENPEYPPAASHLGHCNGSGQCCPLPMGFRGQFHKGGTSDMTGSRLYGILYFFSNENMMQSCVYTLVRVTAALSATTPQVLGDVFGFFRGGIGEKESGKTKNGETNKACEHNKDPSKKGDEDYFCGWCASGLRDVVKQIEWIPKGGDSDKGGKYRGSVGQALIQIKGDKDSAQQPAPQSNNTSLSRLTQNCQYLSPLTGELYTAVSATFGGTYLSWVLYLSDALHSGLESLSDAFKQIECRGCKGQCDPNKCKKGMHGKDSGLCGCQSIVSCTGVLPVLYRHGFSYGNPFNLEGYEQKGEEKGDYSIENTKTTKRCHEFLDSLSAVIQNKQDQDQHPLTELLTQVGQLQYDIRLPWIFVLTIAWLVAVLYLAFGAIWPLDWTHMRSHWLRGGEHQWQCMWYKVMTGRKGVDLMEYFGWR; this is encoded by the exons atggcccCTGCAAgcactttcacgccgaaggcgtcccTGACAGAAGCACCTACTAACCTcaaggaggccattgactgggtccttagggtaactggtagggatggtaaggCACTGAACAAGGATACTG aatgtatatgtggcctggcggcggcagtgactgacctactgcagtcagtagaactggagtacaatg gctatcaaggtgaagCCAATGGAGATGACACAAAAAATGGCCCCCCAAAAAAGAGAGTCACAATGTGCCTCAACGAACTattctccctagtccagggactaggcggtactgcagtggtacggacctacatagaccagctggcacaggtactcagtgcactagttgggtggagtaagatagagaaGTGTGGTAATGGTAGTAATGGCAAGTGCCAGAAGGATAACAAGAAACATCATGGCCTTGATGGCTGCGCGTATcttaatgatataaagcCGGAGAACAAGTGTGAGAcgtgtgggtgtatgaaatgggatgTGTCCGATGCAGACCGAGAAGAGaaaggacaccacctagGCAGaaggtgtacaaggtgtagtgatagCGGTGGTAAGAGGCATACATGTAGCTGTGGTCCTGGTGATGGTACCTGTCAGGGTCCTGACAGTTGCAAATGCGCTttagcaggcaaatgctgcaagtgttgttgtaagggGAAGGGATGTGGATGTAGCGATAAGTGTAGCTGTTACAAAGAGGACGGCTCTTACTGTCGTATATACCATGACTCGTATCAGTCAGCATATACAGCATCTAATGACCCGTACATCGAGAAACACTACATGACAACTACGTGGAATGCGCTGGATAGATACACTGGTACATTCCGTGACATTAGTACTACTTCCTCCCAACGCcgccaccaatgtgcccaaATCCTACTaggctcagtatgtctcatctggagtggagTGACTTACATGCATTGGACTGGAAAGTATGCCAAAGGTAGCCCATACTGGAACAATCATATCCtggatggtagtggtctagatgatggaacactatcccaatggcttcaggccctagggttcCCTAGGGATATGCTTAATAACGCTGCTCCAAAGAATAGACTTGACAaggttatatgggatggacTTAGGGATAAGTTTTTCTTGGGATTCCTGGAGCCTAGTGGCCTCAATGATGGTGGTAAAGTTAATGACATCAATGGTAATACAGCTAGAAGTCCTTTCGGCATGAATTATGCCGGCTTtgtacatactgcacatagggattcattcaacaatGAAGCTACTGTATTCACGAATGGCAGCGGCTCTAGTATTACTGAGACGAACCAGCACAAAAACGGAGCCATAttcaagctctatattctatcatgtgcctacttcACAGGGTTACAAAAGAAAGCTATTCCCACTACCACTAAGACTCCCAAGACCATCAgggagatcctatactggctaagtgcattgccctatagtcaggcatatAAGGAGATGCTCACCTATGCCAAAAACAAACTAAAAGATGTTACCAAAAAACCCGGAGACACTGAATCTAGCAGTGCAAAAGAGACACAACTCAAATTCCATCAAACAGGCCTCACACATCCCTTtacagttgatgaatacaacctgtttgcccacttccaagcagtgacccagtactgcccactggtcctcataggtatccagggtggaataCACAGCACTGACAAAACACTAGGACCTGCCATCCACTCCTTATACTCCAACACGGAGTGTAAATTCACCTACCCAGCAGTgcccatccaagcatacaaccaggtggtccactacattagggctctgttctaccagctctatttccttaggaagcaatgtgcagtgaaGGTCACTTGTGGAGggaaatggcgtgagtgtaggtatggcagTGGAGTGGTCTCCAAGGGGGTaatcagctggatgtgcctggggtgtaaccccatggaacatgataggaaaaagAGGGTAGAGGATCTGAAGAAGGGGTTGGATGGGATGAAGACAGGCAGTGATTCACTTATATCGGCAGTAAAAACACTATTGAAGGCTATTGGTGAAGTGGTGATACAATTGGGcaatgcccaggaggcattggaaagGAGGAAGGGGGAGGAGATCACTAAGGTGAAGGTGAAACTACAGGAGGCTGAGAAGGGACTGGATAAGGCTAAGAAGGAACTAGAGGGGGCGGTGAAGAATGATAGGCTGAATGGGAATCTAGGGACGGCTAAGAAGAAACTAGGGGAGCTGACGAATAATGGTGGTAATAGTGGAATACTAGGGGAGTTAGCTGGGGATCGTGGACTAGAGAAGGCCACGAATAAGGGTGAGTATGATCCCGGTAAGAACAAGATAAGTGAGGCTATCCACAAAGTACTGGAAGTATTGAAGCTATTGAAGGATGAACTGAGTAATACGAAGTCTACTTTTACGAGTACACTACCGGATTGGGTAGGAAATGAGTTCATGAAAGCCATCAAAGAACTCATCTCCCTATGCAACACCGCAAAGTGCAGTGCATGTGACTCACACTCCAAGAAGTGTGGCCAACCATCAAATCCCACTGTCTGTCCAGTCTGTCTCCAACCCACCACCACCGGTGTtccctcccccctccaggcattcctcgaggatagGCTACCAGGCTTTAGTTGTAGAGAAGTACCACAAGACGAGAACCCAGAGTACCCAcccgctgcatcccacttgggacactgtaatggctctggccaatgctgcccattgccaatgggatTTAGAGGGCAATTCCACAAGGGAGGCACTAGTGACATGACTGGCTCAAGACtctatggcatcctctacttctttagtaatgagaacatgatgcagtcgtgtgtttatacactagtgagagtaacagcagcactcagtgctacgacaccgcaggtactgggtgatgtattcgggttctttaggggtggtatCGGAGAGAAGGAAAGTGGGAAGACTAAGAATGGAGAGACAAACAAGGCGTGCGAGCACAATAAGGACCCATCTAAGAAAGGAGATGAAGattacttttgcggctggtgtgcctctgggttacgggatgTAGTAAAACAAATAGAGTGGATTCCAAAGGGAGGAGACAGTGATAAAGGAGGGAAGTATAGAGGAAGTGTAGGACAAGCACTGATACAGATTAAAGGCGACAAGGATAGTGCTCAACAGCCAGCTCCACAGTCCAATAATACATCCCTCTCACGACTCACACAGAACTGCCAATACCTttcccccctaaccggtgaactctatacagcagtgagtgccacgttcggtggaacatacctctcatgggtactctatctatcagatgcacttcattcaggactagagtcactcTCTGACGCATTCAagcagattgaatgccggggctgtaaGGGACAGTGTGAtcccaataagtgcaagaagggaaTGCACGGAAAGGACAGTGGCCTGTGTGggtgccaatcaatcgtatcatgtaccggggtactaccagtattgtatagacatggcttcagctacggtaacccattcaacctGGAGGGGTATGAACAGAAAGGGGAGGAGAAGGGAGATTATAGCATAGAGAACACGAAGACTACTAAGCGGTGTCACGAGTTCTTGGACAGTCTTAGTGCAGTGATCCAGAACAAGCAGGACCAGGACCAACACCCCCTCACAGAACTCCTCACCCAAGTCggccagctccaatacgacatacgtctcccctggatctttgtactgaccatagcctggctagtagcagtgctatacctagcatttggtgccatatggccactggactggacacatatgaggtcacattggttacggggtggagagcaccagtggcaatgtatgtggtataaggttaTGACGGGGAGGAAGGGAGTGGATCtgatggagtattttggatggaggtag